The genomic segment CATTGACCAGTGTAGCCCCAACGGGACTGACCCCCGCAAGCCCAAGTGCCCAGAGACAAATGAGGATGACAAGAAACCCATCTTCCCAGAGTGGCTGACAGTGATCTTACTGTGCCTATACCTACTCTTCACCAACATCCttctcctcaacctcctcaTCGCCATGTTCAAGTGAGTCCAACCAGGCTCTGTGGTCCTGGGGGTGGATCGAGCTGGCTTTGCTTGCAGGCTTGGCCATGGCCAGGGCACTGCATGGTGAGAGAGCGCAAGGAGGGTCCAGAGCACAGGGGTGGTTTATGGATTTTTTAGACACAGTGAAAGTAGGGGGTGCAGACTAAAGCTAATTAGGGAGACAGGTGGAAACTGGGGCACCATACAGATGTGGTGTTGCCCCCTTCACCCCCACGGCACGGCTGATGGCTGGGCTCTGCCCCAGCTACACCTTCCAGCAGGTGCAGGAACACACGGACCAGATCTGGAAGTTCCAGCGGCATGACCTGATCGAGGAGTACCACGGCCGCCCACCCGCACCGCCACCCTTCATCCTCCTCAACCACCTGCAGATCCTGGTCCGGCGAGGCTTGCTCCGCAGGCCAGCCACGCGCCACAAGCAGCTCAGTGAGGACTAGCATGTCCCCTCCCGCCCTTTACCCCCTTCCTGGGGCACAGCACCGTGTGCTGAGGCGGGAGGCTCAgtctctgtgctgcagtttgGGATGCCCAGAGATCTGACAGGactcctcttcccttcttcctgcagaagagaagctggagaagaatGAAGAAGCTGCCCTTCTCTCCTGGGAGATGTACCTGAAGGAGAACtacctgcagcaccagcagtgcCAGGAGAAGCAGAACACAGAGCAGAAGATCCGAGACATCGCACAGAGGTACCAGCACTCCTGAGACAGGGACATTCTTCTGATCTCCAGGTGTCCTGGGCAAGAAGGAGTGGGGATTAGCGCAGGGGTGGCTGCTGAGTGGGTTCCTCTCTGCACTGTCCCCTCAGGGTTGATGtactggcagagctgctggactTGGATCGGGTGAAGAGGACGGGCTTGGTGGAGCGGAGACTGGTCTCTCTGGAAGACCAGGTGAGGCAAAAGCTGAGCAGCTGCCTAAGAAAGGTGGCGGTTTTCAGGGGCTGAGTTAACTGAACCAAGTGTGAGGAAAGTTGCTCTGAATCAATCCCTCTTAAAACAGTTTGAGGTTCCTTGCCAAAAGAATAGCATGCAAGAGGAAAAGGGTTATGGGGAATGTTCTGTTTGACTCTAAAGGGAATAGGATGAAGGTAGGAAGTGGCAGAGTGAGCCCCTGCCCCTCTAACCAAAGCAGTTAGATCCAACCCAGCTTTCGTCCTTGGCTTGAGAGGGCCCTCCAGATCTTCTGAAGACAGGGGATCCTCCAACCCATCCCCATGAAGCCGTTCCACACTCTGCACAAGCAGTGGAGGGGCCCAGGGAGCCGAACTGAGTGCTGTCATCTCCTCTCTGAGACAGCCGTAGCACGGCTGCTGTTTCCGTTTCCATTTCCACCTGCTTTGACAAAACGGAGGTGGTTTTCAAAGCTGAGCATCCAGGAGCTGCAAAGGATGAGGAGCCAGAAGCCAAGGGCCGCAGTGCCTCCTGCTAGGGCCGAATCCCacagtgctggagcaggggagccCGGGGGCAGCCGGGCTGCGGGAGGGCTGACCCTCTCCTGTCCCACACAGGTGCAGCAGAGTGCCCAGGCCCTGAGGTGGATCATGCAGGCACTGCAGAGCAGTGGCTTCGGCTCGGGCGAGGATATGCCATCCGTGGGTGAGTGGAGCCCATCTCCACCCCAGCAGTACTGGGGAAACCTGGAGCTCTGCACTGGCATCCACAGGGCAGCAGCTCCTTGCCCTCCCCATATTAAGCACCAAGGCAGAGGCTCTTTTGGCCCAGGGATTCTGTGGCCTCTGTGAGGCCGTCCAGTCCTCCATTCCCACCCTCCACTTGGGAGTCctctctggagccctcagctgAGGCTTTCCActacagcatccctggggaggAGATGCTGGAAGGGATGTTGGTTCCCAGGCCCCCAGGAGACCTCAGCATCCCATGGAGAGACCAAGCCAGGTCCCTCAGCAAAGCCATGATCCACAGCACCAGACTCAGCACCCTGCTTTGTGGTGCCCTTCTGTCTGCCTCTGCCTCACAGGCTCCAGCAAAGCCTTGGAGATGAAGGATGTTGACCCAGAGGGGAAACCAGAGGAGAGTCAGCCCGCATGCCACGTCCTTGCTCGAAACCTCCTGTACCCAGGGTCTCACACCTTCCGCTTCCCGGTGCCGGATGAGAAGGTGCCCTGGGAGGTAGGAGCTATGACCCTGGGCAGCGGGCCTGGAAGCGGGGCACAGGGCAGATCCCAGTGGTGGTGGGAAGAGGAATAGTCCCATCGTTGCACCTGTGTCACTCTAGGGAGCTCCTGTTCTTCCCAGCCCCGGGACAGGCGGcttcctggagcagctgctccaAGGTCCTGCTACGGCCAGGGAGAAGTGAGCAGGCATTGTTCCTGCTGGGATCTGCAGAGCTAGGAATGCCTGGGAATGCTGGGTTGGGAGACAGAGGGGACAAACCCCCACCTTCACATTTCCTGAATCAGGACTGGCTTCCACAGGGGCACGAGTGAGAGGCACCAACCAGCTGAGACCCCGAGCTCAGCCCCCGAGCAGGGCTCAGAGCCCTTGGGGAGTGATGCCACGAGCTGGGCAGAGGAAGAGACTGGGGCAGAAAATGTCCCTGGGGATCTCAGTCCCTGCCTGCCACCAGAGCGGGGATGCAGGGGAGTGCTGACATGACCACATGCTCTGCAGGTGGAGTTCCCACTCTACGACCCTCCTGCCTACTCGGCTGACCACAAAGACATGGCTGTGCAGGACCCGTTCAGCCCGTGAgtgtccccctgtgtcccccccctcctctgccccttcCCCTGGGCAGTACAGCCAGCTCTCCTCCTACCCCCAGCTCTTTGGAGTCGCTCCTGAAGATCAACTACAACACCATGGATGGGCTTATCGATCGGCAGAGCTTCCACGGCCTCTACGCTGTGCAGGACGGGCTGCCACTGTGAGTGCCCTCGCCACAGGGTCGGATGGGCGAGGTAGGAGCTGTAGGCAAAGCACCAGGGAGATGGAGAACCTGGAGGGACCCAAGTGCATCCATCCCCTTCCCAACCCTCTGCAGCTAATGGTGGGGCAGGAATAATGGCACGCATCTTCCTCAAGACTCTCCCCACCCAAGAATCCCTGTGCCCCAGCACAGTGGTGGGAAATTTGGGGAAGCGCTGCAGGGCTTTGATCAGTAAAGGGACCCTGGTGCCATCGCAACCCGCTTGATCTCTCTCGTTCCCTGGCAGGAACCCCATGGGCAGAACCGGGCTGCGAGGCCGTGGGAGGCTGCACTGCTTTGGGCCCAACCATGCCCTGCACCCCGTTGTGACCCGGTGAGCGCGTGGGGACAGTGAGGTGTCCTGCTCCAGGACGGGGGTGGGGAGGTGGAATGGAAAAGGGGGCATGAAGGCATCTCAAAGGGCCTGGGACTTGGCAAAACCCACCGCTGCCCCTTCAGCCACTGCTGGGCAGGGGGAAGCTGAGTCCAGCTGCAGTATAACGGGGGCTTCTCgcacagctggaggaggaatTTGGATGGGTCCATCATAAGGAAGAGCCTGAAGAAGATGCTGGAAGTCCTAGTGGCCCAGTACCCGCTGTCAGATGTCTGGTCTCTGCCCGGGGTAAGAGCTGGTGGAAACGAGACGGCGCAGAAGGAtctggggagatggggaccAGGCGGTGGCTGGTTGCCctgtgggaaaggaagaaacacaagCGAGTGTCACAGCCTTGCCTGgggagattctgcccctcatGCACAGCATCTGTGTTTGGGCTGTGGAACCAGGAGTGCTGAGTGAGTGGTGGTCCCATTAAAGGTGACACCACTACCCTGACCCACTGtctcctgcttctccctccttcttcatcatagaatcatagaatggtttgggttggagaggacctgaaagcccatccagttccaaccccatgccatggacagggacacctccccctggatcaggctTCAGCTCTCATGTGTTCTTTGTGTGAGCACATTAAGCCGTTGGCAGAGCATCCTTTGACAAAGAGGTTCACAGGTTGACTCAGACAAACTCGGACACCTGCTTGGGCACAGCTGAGAACTTCTGGCATGAGAGGAAGGGATGTAGGAAGGGAGGGAGGCATCACTGCTGCTTGCTCCCCCCACCAGAGCTTGTGGTGTCTTCTGCAGTGGTGGCAACTGCCCGATGGCCAAGCTGGTGGCAGTGAGGtctgggctgatggttggccCCATGGCTGATGTCTGCTTTGGCACAGGGGTCCCTGGAGCCAGGCGAGACGCTGCCACTGAAGCTCAAGTGGATCCTGCGCCGGGAGTTCTGGCCCCAGTTCCAGAACTTGCTGAAACAAGGCACCGAGGTGGGTAACGCGTGCGTGTGACAGCGGCATGGGGCGCGCAGGCATCACCATGGTACAGAGGCACATGGGGGCATTATCACagcatggggacatggggacgtGATGCTGGGTGTCCCAAGGGTACGGGGGCACCACCCCTTGGCCACAGCTCCCACCAGGGAGGTGGAGACACTCCGTGATGGCCTCGCACCATGCAGAGGTCCGGGAGGCAGCTGGTGTCCGTGCCTGTCACGATTGCTCTGCGTGGCTCCAGCTGCAGTGGGAACAgggcagaggagctgtggggTGATGCCCCAACCACTCTTGAAGCCTCTCGGTGCCCTCAGAGAGGTGATGAGGGCTCTGCTGATGTCTGTCTCCTTCACCATGCAGATACACAAGGGGTACCTTGATGACCCCCGCAACACAGATAACGCCTGGGTCGAGACAGTGGCCATCAGTGTGCACTTTAACAACCAGAATGATGTGGAGATGAAACGGCTGAATTCGGTACAGTTCTCCCACCTCCACAGCTCTCTAACCTGGCATGGGGCAAGGGAGTCAGATCTCCAGACCCAGATCTCGCTCTCATCAGGAATGGGCTTTTCCAGCTTCATGTAGTAAAGGAAGAACCTGGGGATGAACATGGGGTGGCACTGCAATGGGGGCCTGAAAAAGAAAGGGCAGGGGGCTGGAGACATGAGGTGCTGTTGAACGCGGCTGGGATATCCCCTTGTAGCACATAGCTGATGTCTCTGTTCCCTTTCCAGTTCCTCCAGGGCTGCGACCCGGAGCTGTGCATCCGCTGGCAGGTGCTGGATAAGAGGATCCCCCTGCATGCCAACCACAAGGAGCTCCTGCACAAAGTCTCAGTAGTCCTTGGCGCCTACTACTGAGTCCTCAAGCCCTGGCCAGGACTTCTGCTGCCCCAGACCTTGGGGTTCTTGGGACCTACAactctgctgcagctcagccgTGAGACCATGGGCAGCTACTGGAAACTCGGTACTTTGGTTGCCTCTGAGAATGTGCATTGCAGGTCTCTGAGAGCAAAAGTGCCCCCTCGCCAGCACTGCCTGGGTGGTGCCTGCGCAGGATTCTGGTCACCTCAGCCACCAAGCTCAGCCCTAACTTCTCTCTCGGTGCTTCCACATCAGAACAGCACTGGGGCTTGGgccaagcagagctgcagggctgttccTGCAAGGTATTCCTTCTCTCAGCTCCCACCCGCGCTTTGCTTTTGTGTGGGCACTGGGGGCTTTCCAGCGCCAGCTACAACTCCACCCAGGACATCCATTgggcacctctgctctgagccctggcagccccacagctcccagaggGCTGCTCTGGAGAGGGCCTGGGGTCTTTTGCACCTAAAGGTTCTGACTGCCCCACAAATCGTTCCTGTGGCAGCTGGTCCCCGCGTCTCTGGTTGCCTCAGACCCAACAACATGGTCCTGAGCTGCGATCCAGCACTTCTGATGGTGTGAGCAGCTCTTGGGTAATATACCTATGGATTCATAGCTCTGCCCAGCTCCACCCACCGCGTCCCACACTGTGATGTGACCCTGCGTGTGTATGCTGAGCACCATCTTGTAGCTGAACTCCTTCCCTCTGTCTGAGCACCAGCTAAACATCACCTGCCTGATCCACCCCCTTGTGCGTATGGATGGAAAGGGGCAGCTTGATGGGGCCCGGGGGGTCTGCGCTCTGTGGGCCCTTGCCCAGGTAGAGTCAGGAGAGAGGACATTCGTGTGTCCATCTCAGACATCTCTGCTCTTAAGGGTCCTTCACTCACCTCTTCTGTTGCCTCCcatggggagaaggaggcaCAGTGGAGACATTTCTCGATAGCCCAGAACAGCCCGAAAGTGATTTATTCCTGCAGGAATGTTGCAGGAGGGATTTCAGCTCCGTCTCCCCAGCTCTGATGGATCAGACCCTGGCCAGCCAGGGCTGTTCTTCCCATAGCGGTGACCACCGCAGCAAACTGCAGCTTCACCAGTGACACACTGGGGCTTGGTGAGGGTGGGGTCAAGCTGTCGATTTAGTCAACCCAGCTCAATAAACCGTGTATTAACAAACTAAAAGCTGATGGTCTGTTATAGCTGTTTAACCAGGAGCCATTGCTGGAGGCCGTGCTTGAAGCACACTTCCAGGATGAGCCCAGTTTGAGCATTCCCACCCCCAGTCTTGTTGCACAAACTTAATTTGCTTGCAGACTCACCCCCTGTGCTGACGGCAGAGGTGAGTTGGCGCGTCTGGTGTCACTCTGAAGAACTGCTGGAACACCAGCCATGTGCCAAGGTGGTGGCATCGTGCCTTCTCCCATTGTTCTTGGCATTCTTCATGCCTGCTTGTGGTCTCCCGTCACCAAGTTCTGCTGAGAGCCAGCGTGACCAGGTCACGTCTGGGGACGGAGGAGTCCATCCTGCCTCACAGCGGCTGATAAAGCTTCTAGAGCAGCACCACAGCCTTAGAAGGCTGGGCAGAGGCTgggctgagagcagccctggagagaaggacttggggatgttggttgatgagaagctccacatgagccagaAACGTGCACCAAAccaaaccgtgtcctgggctgcacccaaagcagtgggaccagcagggcaagggaggggatttcacccctctggtgagaccccacctgcagccctgtgtccagttctggaatcctcaatgtaagaaggacgtggagctgttggagtgagtccagaggaggccacagagatgatccgagggctggagcagctctgctgtgaggacaggctgagagagttggggttgttcagcctggagaagagaaggctgtggggagacctcagagcagcttccagcgctgaaaggggctccagggaagctggggaggggctctggatcagggagggcagggattgGATGaggagggaatggttttcagctgaaagaggggagattgagatgagatctgagggagaaacgttttgctgtgagggtggggaggccctggcccagggtgcccagagcagtgggggctgccccatccctggaggggttccaggccaggttggatggggctcggagcccctgatccagtgggaggtgtccctgcccatggcaggggtgggactggatgggctctgaggtcccctccaccccagccCCGAGGGCTCCGCTCCCCgccccagccccgccccgcgGGCACCGGCGGGAGCAGCCGCGGAGCCGAAGCGGAGCCGAAGCGGAGCGGGGCCGGTAAGGGACTGCGGGACCCGGGGCGGATCCCCAATCCCCGGGTGGGACCGAGCCCGGCCAGGGCCGGGGGCGGGTGGGCTGGAACCGGCACCGCCGAGTGCATCCCTGCTTCCCCCGGGGAGACCGGGCTGGCACATCCCGGCGTTTGAGGAGCCAGAGGGATTCCCGGGCAGCGTGGCTGGATCTGCCCTGCGAGAGCGCGATGCACGGTCCCACTCCCCCGGCAGGTCCGCGGGCAGCATCCCCCTCGGGTACCAGTATCAACATCAGGGACCTGCAACCCCCGGGTACCAGCATCCCTTGGATACCAGCATCCTGCAGGGACCTGCAAACCCCTCAGGCACCAGCATCCCCTGTCAGGAACCAGCATCCCCCTCAGGTATCAGCATCCCCATCAGGTATCAGATCTTCCGGGTATCAGCATCCCCCTCAAGTACCAGCATCCCTCAGGTATCAGCATCCCCATCAGGTATCAGCATCCCCATCAGGTACCAGCATCCCCATCAGGTACCAGCATCCTCATCAGGTATCAGCATTCCCCGGGTACCAGCATCCCTCGGGTACCAGCATCACTTAGGTATGAGCATCCCCCTCAGGTCCCAGCATCCCCTGAGTGGTACCCTGCGGATGCTCATGTCTGAGAGATGCCTGTACTCAAATAACAGAAGCTGTTACCAGGGGGATGCCGTTATCAGGAGGGCGCTTGGTACCAGAGGGATAACAACTCAGTGGCCAACTGGTCTCCTAGTGAGATCACCATGGACAATATCATTCCCAGGTGAAAGGCTCCCTGGGCCTGCCAGGGTCCCACCCCATCCTTCCCCTCCATGAGGGATCTCTGCCCCCAGCCTGACCAATCATAGAATACtgtggtttggaagggaccttaaagatcatccagttccaatccccctgctatggtcagggacacgtcccactaggtcaggctgcccaaggcccatccaacctggcctggaacacctccagcagcaggaaagctgtgagcagcagcaaggggcagagggaagaaggCAGCACTtcacctcctgcctcctccccagcagGACTGGTGGCCCTTGTGGTTCCCAGATCACCTCCTTTACTGTGACAGCGGGCGGCTCCTCCTTTAAGCCCCAGCTCGCAGCAGGCTATTGAACCACACTCtctgtttactttaaaaaccAAAGTCCACCTCCAAGCCCCTCCTTTGGCGAAATCCTTGGAAACATGGCTTGTACCAGCTCGCAGACCAGATGGAGAGAGCAAAAGAACTCCCCAGCTTGTTTAACGCCCCGGTGGTGATTAAGGCACTCTGAGGAGAGAGGCTCTGACTCATCggtttttttttgaacactCAAGGCTGGTGAGATAAGaattcagtgctgctgttctccAGCAGCAAATCACTGCATCCCACGTGGAAACGGGCCCCAAGCTGGGGCAGAGCCTCCTGGGCCATGTCCGTCTTGACACCCCCACCCTGCAGCATCCTGTGTGTGCCCGGGGGTGCATGCGAGTGtcccctctgctgtgaggacaggctgggagagttggggttgttcagccttgagaagagaaggctgtggggacacctcagagcagcttccagtgctgaaaggggctgcagggaagctggggaggggatttttccaagggcctggagtgacaggatgggaggaatggctttaaattggaatgggGAAAGAGTTAGATGaaacattgggaagaaattcttcacgctgagggtggggaggccctggcccagggtgtccagagcagtggtggctgccccatccctggaggggttccaggccaggttggatggggcttggagcccctgatccagtgggaggtgtccctgcccatggcagggggtgggactggatgggctttgaggtcccttccaacccaaaccattccatgattctatgataatcaACCTTAAGCCAAATGAAGCTGTTCTGGGAGAGTTAGTACCCAGTATCATCCCACCCTTACTTTCCGAGCTCCCGAGCCCAGTCTCTCACGCACCGCTTTGCCAGGGCACATCACACATGAGCTGTCAGCAGCATTCCAGGAATTGATGCCGTGTCATTCCCTCCGCCCATCACTTTCCTCCAGCAATGGGAGAGGCTTTGCAGGAGCGCAGAGGAACCgtcctgctgcccaggagctgctgcagccgcCGGGGAACCGTCAGCAGTCATGCCGAGCTGGCCTGGTGCAAGATGACCCTCATGACCACACCAGCGGCCAGAGTGGCCCAGGCTTTCTTTTGCCTCCTGCTGTGCatcccctggagcagctcctgccccccGAGCTGCCAGTGCACAGAGCGGGCAGGGGCGAAGGCCgtcctctgcagctcccggcaCTTGGAGGAGATCCCCAAAGACATCCCCAAAGACGCCGTGTTCCTCAAGCTGGATGCCAACAGCATCACCAGGATCCCCAGCAATGCCTTCAGGCACCTGTCCCACCTGGAGGAACTCGATCTCTCCAGGAATGCCATCGAGAAGATCGATAGGGCGGCTTTCAAAGGGGTGGGTGCGGGGCTGCGTACCCTCGACCTCTCCAGCAACCGCATCCGCAACGTCCCCAAGGAGGCCTTGCTGGCTCTCAATGCCAAGCTCCGGCTGGCCAACAACCCCTGGCACTGCGAGTGCGCCTTACAGGAGGTGCTGTGGGAGGCACGGTTGGACCCTGACTCCGTCCAGGACATCACCTGCCACACGGCTCCACGCGAGGAGTACGTGGGCAAACCACTGCTCCAGGTCCTGGATGCTGGCGTCAACTTCTGCAGCGTCCGTCAGAGGACCATGGACGTGGCTATGTTCATCACCATGTTCGGCTGGTTCGCCATGGTCATCATCTACGTGATCTGCTACGTCCGGCACAATCGAGAGGACACCTGCAGGCATGTGGATTACCTGCAGTCCCTGCCGAGCACCCAGGACCATGCAGAGACCACCAGCACCGCCCTGTAGAGCAGGACTGGGGCATTCAGCTCCTTtgcagggagctggtggcaacCTGGTGGCCTTCAAAGCTTCTCCGTGGGATTTTCCAGTGCTTGCTCCGGTCCTGCAAATGAGTGCCACTGATTTCACCCCTCCCCAGCTATGCTGGGCTGAGCATGAGCACAGGACACGGGGAGGGGTGTCAAGAACACCCCATGCAGACCTGTCTACAGAGCTCAGGTTCCCAGGAGGACACCTCCCCTGCCCCCAGACCCCTATTCCCTGCCTGGGCTGGGCTCGCAGGGAAAGCAGCCCCAGCCACGTGCTCACAGTCCACATGGTTTGGAGACAACAAGCTCCCGCAAGGAGATAGATGAGGATGGGGGTCTTGTGGAGGAGCCAGGAGGTCCCTGAAGCCTGGGCTGCAGAGCCTGGGTCGCTCTTTGCCTCAGGGTCATCTCATCCTGGCTCCAGTGAGGGACCAGCCTTGCACCAGCCTCAACGCGGCATCTCGGCAGCTTCTGCCACTGGACAAAGCCCTCGGGGTCGGCACTGCCCTGGGAGCCGGGCGTCTCAGGGCAGCGGCTCTCGATAGGGTTGCGCTTGTCCTAATTCAATCTCTCCCGAAGCAGACAAGCCTAAATTCAATGTATCAGCTCAACTCCCAGCAGGTTAAACCCCCTCCACCTTCAGCCCAGCCTGCCTGGCGCTGGGGCCAGCTGGTCCAGTGGTGCCTCTGCGTCTCAGCGGGTACATCTTGCCTTATCTTGCCTGTCCTCAGGGCTGAATTAAAGATGCTGCTTATGGCTCAGCACAAAGGAAGCAAATTGAGTTCTACCTTATTTCACAAGCAAGAAATGGTCCtttccagcagggctgggggaggaggaagctCTCCTGGGCCTGCACCCTGGGGCGGCTCAGGCTGTGCTCCCCCTATCCTTCTCCGGTGGGGCTGGCACCTCTTGCAGGCTCTCCCGGACCTGGGAAAAGGCAGCGGGAATGGcggggatggggagaggctgAGCGATGCTCTGCACCACTtgggagaggcagaggggcATCGTCACCCTAGCACTGCTGGCCACAGACGCGTCCCCATCTCCCTCCGGGGTGGCTCGTTGGgtggagggagcagctggggtcCCCGCAGCGTGCGAGTGGGACAAAGGGTGGGTGCACACAGTTTATTAGAGCTCTGGTTAAGCAAGAGTCCCCCAACacaggcaaggaaaagaaaagaggccACAGCTTCCCCTGGAGCAGCCCGGGGTCTTTCCCAGGCGCCGGTAGCTGGATTGGTCCCAGCGCACAGCAGGTTTGCTCAGGAGCCGCTGACCTCGTGCAAAGGGGTGTAAGGACCAGCACTGGTCCTGGTACACATCGGTGGGTTCATACAATCCACGCCCCCCCTTGGCAAGGACAACCCAAACTGGCCCCAGGCGCGTGGGAATGTGGGCAGGCACCCGTGCCAGTGGGACGGGGTGGAAGAGC from the Cuculus canorus isolate bCucCan1 chromosome 9, bCucCan1.pri, whole genome shotgun sequence genome contains:
- the LOC104065288 gene encoding leucine-rich repeat-containing protein 3; translation: MGLGAPDPVGGVPAHGRGGTGWALRSPPPQPRGLRSPPQPRPAGTGGSSRGAEAEPKRSGAAMGEALQERRGTVLLPRSCCSRRGTVSSHAELAWCKMTLMTTPAARVAQAFFCLLLCIPWSSSCPPSCQCTERAGAKAVLCSSRHLEEIPKDIPKDAVFLKLDANSITRIPSNAFRHLSHLEELDLSRNAIEKIDRAAFKGVGAGLRTLDLSSNRIRNVPKEALLALNAKLRLANNPWHCECALQEVLWEARLDPDSVQDITCHTAPREEYVGKPLLQVLDAGVNFCSVRQRTMDVAMFITMFGWFAMVIIYVICYVRHNREDTCRHVDYLQSLPSTQDHAETTSTAL